A window of Pantoea agglomerans contains these coding sequences:
- the cydB gene encoding cytochrome d ubiquinol oxidase subunit II encodes MIDFSIIWFAIIVFATLMYIVMDGFDLGIGLLFPFNKDAVERDMMVNTVAPVWDGNETWLVLGGAGLYGAFPLAYSVIADALSIPLTAMLIGLIFRGVAFEFRFKATETHRAFWDKSFVAGSVLATFSQGVAVGAMLDGIQVTGRHFSGSAMDWLAPFPLFCGVGLVIAYALLGCTWLIMKTENELHRKMSALATPLVIALLVVVGIISLWTPFSHDAIAQRWFTRPNLYWFLPVPVLVLLCSWGIVRAIKREAHYSPFLLTLALIFLGFSGLGISVWPNIIPPSVTIWEAASPAISQAFMLVGSLLIIPMILGYTFWSYYVFRGKIKADEGYH; translated from the coding sequence ATGATCGATTTTTCCATTATCTGGTTCGCGATTATCGTTTTCGCCACCCTGATGTATATCGTTATGGACGGGTTCGATCTCGGTATCGGGCTGCTGTTTCCCTTTAACAAGGACGCGGTCGAGCGCGACATGATGGTTAACACCGTCGCGCCGGTCTGGGACGGTAACGAAACCTGGCTGGTGCTGGGCGGCGCAGGCCTGTATGGCGCCTTCCCGCTGGCTTACTCGGTGATTGCCGATGCGCTCTCTATTCCGCTGACGGCGATGCTGATTGGCCTGATTTTCCGCGGCGTCGCCTTCGAGTTCCGCTTTAAGGCGACCGAGACGCACCGCGCATTCTGGGACAAGTCCTTTGTCGCGGGTTCAGTTCTGGCGACCTTTAGCCAGGGCGTGGCGGTTGGCGCGATGCTCGACGGCATCCAGGTGACGGGCCGTCATTTCAGCGGTTCGGCGATGGACTGGCTGGCGCCGTTCCCGCTGTTCTGCGGCGTGGGTCTGGTTATCGCCTATGCGCTGCTGGGCTGTACCTGGCTGATTATGAAAACCGAGAACGAGCTGCACCGTAAGATGTCCGCGCTGGCGACGCCGCTGGTGATCGCGCTGCTGGTGGTAGTGGGCATTATCAGCCTCTGGACGCCGTTCAGCCATGACGCCATCGCACAGCGCTGGTTCACCCGTCCAAACCTTTACTGGTTCCTGCCGGTTCCGGTGCTGGTGCTGCTCTGCTCGTGGGGCATTGTGCGCGCCATCAAGCGCGAGGCGCACTATTCGCCGTTCCTGCTGACGCTGGCGCTGATTTTCCTCGGCTTCTCCGGCCTGGGCATTAGCGTGTGGCCGAACATTATTCCGCCTTCCGTGACCATCTGGGAGGCAGCGTCGCCAGCGATTAGCCAGGCCTTTATGCTGGTAGGCAGCCTGTTAATTATTCCGATGATCCTGGGCTACACCTTCTGGAGCTACTACGTGTTCCGCGGGAAAATCAAAGCAGACGAAGGATACCATTGA
- a CDS encoding DUF2474 domain-containing protein: MRTEVGSVKNHKETKAPLWKRILWLVVIYGASVLALGVVATLFRMMMTAAGMRSH; encoded by the coding sequence ATGCGAACCGAGGTCGGCAGCGTGAAAAACCACAAGGAAACCAAAGCCCCGTTGTGGAAACGCATCCTGTGGCTGGTGGTGATCTATGGAGCAAGCGTGCTGGCACTCGGTGTCGTGGCTACGCTGTTCCGGATGATGATGACTGCGGCAGGCATGCGCAGCCACTAG
- a CDS encoding helix-turn-helix domain-containing protein, whose translation MLSLNVKKQYISDLVDWIEANLTDDLNIDLITLKSGYSKWHMQRMFKEMTGQTLAAYTRKRRLTMSAMALRLTRMPLIDIAVRFGFDNQQNFTRVFKSHFSLTPGAFRRVPELQLKSFHGPISVHGEMLKAQLVERDELQLRGELIEWECKFGDYVRDHAQTVAQQARHFVQLASPHVERGWLGFQYGPGSSAAEQQHISLFQALESQHADILGSQIVNWTSARGLYATVPWQGAPEQLTRFIADLYYVHLPALGVARRQGKDLLRLDMKASTPDALVGLFSIPVTQS comes from the coding sequence ATGCTTAGCCTGAACGTTAAAAAACAGTACATCAGCGATCTGGTGGACTGGATTGAGGCGAATCTGACCGACGACCTCAATATCGATCTGATCACCCTCAAATCCGGCTACTCCAAATGGCACATGCAGCGCATGTTCAAAGAAATGACCGGCCAGACGCTGGCGGCCTACACGCGCAAGCGTCGCCTGACCATGTCTGCTATGGCGCTGCGCCTGACGCGCATGCCGCTGATCGACATCGCGGTGCGTTTCGGCTTCGATAACCAGCAAAACTTCACTCGCGTCTTCAAAAGCCACTTCTCCCTCACGCCGGGCGCCTTTCGCCGCGTGCCCGAACTACAGCTGAAAAGCTTTCACGGGCCAATCTCAGTACATGGCGAAATGCTAAAGGCGCAGCTGGTGGAGCGCGATGAGCTGCAGCTGCGCGGCGAACTGATCGAGTGGGAGTGCAAATTCGGCGACTACGTGCGCGACCATGCGCAAACCGTCGCGCAGCAGGCGCGCCATTTCGTGCAGCTGGCGTCGCCCCACGTCGAGCGCGGCTGGCTCGGCTTTCAGTACGGCCCAGGCAGCTCGGCGGCGGAACAGCAGCATATCAGCCTGTTCCAGGCGCTGGAGAGCCAGCACGCCGACATACTGGGATCGCAAATCGTCAACTGGACCTCAGCGCGCGGCCTCTACGCCACCGTCCCCTGGCAGGGCGCGCCGGAGCAGCTAACGCGCTTTATCGCCGATCTCTATTATGTACATCTGCCCGCGCTGGGCGTCGCGCGCCGCCAGGGCAAAGATCTGCTGCGGCTGGATATGAAAGCCTCAACGCCGGATGCGCTGGTCGGCCTCTTCTCAATTCCGGTCACGCAGAGCTGA
- a CDS encoding siderophore-interacting protein, with protein MYSENRASRSRAPQRVRNELRFRRITVASKTLIAGEFWRVVFHGSDLAGFASPGFDDHIKLFFPQGGSAALPLPQMTDEGVVWAEGARPPARDYTPLAFDGESSLTIDFYIHEGGVASGWAQRAQEGEQLIIGGPRGSLVVPTDYAFQLYVCDETSLPALKRRMAAAEAQDLHLFACVDEATGRDYLPDLSGVNVRWLGSGAAQAGKLDALIAELDNIAVPQEDYFIWLTGEGAFARALGDYFVERRGLDAAFVRAVAYWHAR; from the coding sequence ATGTATTCCGAAAACCGAGCGTCCCGCAGCCGCGCGCCGCAGCGCGTGCGTAACGAACTGCGTTTCCGCCGCATCACCGTCGCCAGCAAAACGTTAATCGCCGGTGAATTCTGGCGCGTGGTCTTCCACGGCAGCGACCTGGCGGGCTTCGCTTCGCCGGGCTTTGATGACCATATCAAACTCTTCTTCCCGCAGGGGGGCAGCGCGGCGCTGCCGCTGCCGCAGATGACTGACGAAGGCGTCGTCTGGGCGGAGGGCGCTCGTCCGCCGGCGCGCGACTATACGCCGCTCGCCTTCGATGGCGAGTCCTCGCTGACGATCGATTTCTATATCCATGAGGGCGGCGTTGCCAGCGGCTGGGCGCAGCGGGCGCAGGAGGGCGAGCAGTTAATTATCGGCGGCCCGCGCGGCTCGCTGGTGGTGCCCACCGACTACGCCTTCCAGCTCTACGTCTGCGACGAAACCAGCCTGCCGGCCCTGAAGCGGCGCATGGCAGCTGCCGAAGCGCAGGATCTGCATCTGTTCGCCTGCGTGGATGAAGCGACCGGGCGCGACTACCTGCCGGATCTGAGCGGCGTGAACGTGCGCTGGCTCGGCAGCGGCGCGGCGCAGGCGGGTAAGCTTGACGCGCTGATCGCCGAGCTGGATAACATCGCCGTGCCGCAGGAGGACTACTTTATCTGGCTGACCGGTGAAGGCGCGTTTGCCAGGGCGCTCGGCGACTACTTTGTGGAGCGTCGCGGCCTGGATGCCGCCTTTGTGCGCGCCGTCGCTTACTGGCACGCCAGATAA
- a CDS encoding PadR family transcriptional regulator produces MKQDPAFSCHQDSASRGGCGGRRKRREKMLDASDIRLLMLHFLAQNDAHGYELIKSIEELSKGEYSPSPGIIYPNLTLLEEMDAIRVVDAQASRKAYTLNAAGRARLAEQQAHIEHLIERLSSLAVLVNNRSLPDVDRAIHRMRVTLNSRLSQEDISPETLQKVVDALNAAADKIAAS; encoded by the coding sequence ATGAAACAGGATCCGGCTTTTTCGTGTCATCAGGATTCCGCCTCGCGCGGCGGGTGCGGCGGTCGCCGTAAACGTCGTGAAAAGATGCTGGATGCCAGCGATATCCGCCTGCTGATGCTGCACTTCCTCGCGCAAAACGATGCGCACGGCTATGAGCTGATCAAGTCAATTGAAGAGCTTTCTAAAGGGGAGTACTCCCCCAGCCCCGGCATTATTTACCCCAACCTGACGCTGCTGGAAGAGATGGACGCTATCCGCGTGGTGGATGCGCAGGCGTCGCGCAAGGCCTATACGCTGAATGCGGCGGGACGCGCGCGGCTCGCCGAACAGCAGGCGCATATCGAGCACCTTATTGAGCGTCTCTCGTCGCTGGCGGTGCTGGTGAACAACCGCAGCCTTCCTGACGTCGATCGGGCGATTCACCGCATGCGCGTTACGCTCAACAGCCGCCTGTCGCAGGAAGATATCTCGCCGGAAACGCTGCAAAAGGTGGTTGATGCGCTGAATGCGGCGGCGGATAAGATCGCCGCCAGCTAA
- a CDS encoding SelT/SelW/SelH family protein — MTEKPSVTIHYCTQCNWMLRSAWMAQELLQTFADDLAAVTLKPGTGGVFVITIDGETIWERKRDGGFPDAAALKQRVRDRCFPERSLGHVDKNRP, encoded by the coding sequence ATGACTGAGAAACCGTCCGTCACCATTCACTACTGCACGCAGTGCAACTGGATGCTGCGCTCCGCCTGGATGGCGCAGGAGCTGCTGCAAACTTTCGCGGACGATCTGGCGGCGGTTACGCTTAAACCAGGCACCGGCGGCGTTTTCGTGATTACCATTGATGGCGAAACGATCTGGGAGCGTAAGCGCGACGGCGGTTTTCCCGACGCGGCGGCGCTGAAGCAGCGCGTGCGCGACCGCTGCTTCCCGGAGCGTTCGCTGGGTCACGTGGACAAGAACAGGCCCTGA
- a CDS encoding TonB-dependent receptor domain-containing protein: MFQGLNHQRLCKIALLASSVHAACGYAASAESSDTVMTVTAPKPKAGNSTTLTVVDLQKRGANDFGAIMRYEPLIAAQGSAGGSSSGKSGFDRAGYSGYNIRGLESNRVGLDVDGIPLPDATGRAYASRAGNNTFGIGRGDYIDPYMFSSVEIEKGATAVDQPNASIGGNVSFHNKSADDYLSSAKTTFFGYQSNYDSSSRSWHNGITAAAGDDELRGLFVYSRRDGQETQNNSGVKDAYPANWHSDAFMTSGIWQPNELHKLSATFDYYHKTNHTHYDGWDSSGNTIWGTAQQQSDTRRFGVSLADEWTPYSDLLDTLTTRLYWQKTESHDNTWMPASARAYERVYSDYNTRSLGFDTRASKTVGRHELSAGVNARTENTERPFRQSPVQSQYSVIMQPQADSRSYTVAGYLQDKINVDLNSHNVAIVPGVRVIYQNTKPRNLSSLAAGSSVLNETQLETLYGSGNSDTEVLPSLTFQYDLTPTLTTYLQYKRGVQFPTASQLYGSWNLGSSYAGRAQYALVGNTDLDTETSNNVEWGLKGEPVKGVTVNGSLFYNRYKNFIAYTRYTRAGNPDKFVNVPGNIYTTYQAENRDKAYIYGAELATRLNFGSWFQQVDGLSATFALGYNEGKSKSSYAGDKYVDLDSVAPMKAIVGLAWDDAQRGYGAAVTATFVKGKRATQTNRESYSNSGAAIADATGEYMRVPGYGMVDATAYWQIAKHVRLSGGIYNLTDRKYRDYTSSRALTSDTAQDRNDLALAVMPGRTYQLGVNVDF; this comes from the coding sequence ATCTTCCAGGGACTGAACCATCAGCGGCTGTGTAAAATTGCGCTGCTGGCCTCATCTGTTCACGCCGCCTGCGGCTACGCCGCCAGCGCAGAAAGCAGCGATACGGTGATGACCGTTACCGCGCCGAAGCCGAAAGCGGGCAATTCAACCACTCTGACCGTAGTCGATCTGCAAAAGCGCGGCGCGAACGACTTCGGCGCCATTATGCGATATGAGCCGCTGATCGCCGCCCAGGGCTCGGCGGGCGGCTCCTCCTCGGGCAAAAGCGGCTTCGACCGCGCCGGCTACAGCGGCTACAACATTCGCGGGCTGGAGAGCAATCGCGTCGGCCTCGACGTTGACGGCATTCCGCTGCCGGACGCCACCGGCCGCGCCTACGCCAGCCGCGCCGGCAATAACACCTTCGGCATCGGCCGCGGCGACTATATCGATCCCTATATGTTCAGCAGCGTCGAGATTGAAAAAGGTGCCACGGCGGTCGATCAGCCTAACGCCTCTATCGGCGGCAACGTCTCTTTCCATAACAAAAGCGCCGACGACTACCTGAGCAGCGCCAAAACCACCTTCTTCGGCTATCAGAGCAACTACGACTCTTCCAGCCGCAGCTGGCACAACGGCATCACGGCGGCGGCGGGGGACGATGAGCTGCGCGGGCTGTTTGTTTACAGCCGTCGCGACGGCCAGGAAACCCAAAACAACAGTGGCGTAAAGGATGCTTACCCGGCTAACTGGCACTCCGACGCCTTTATGACCTCCGGCATCTGGCAGCCCAACGAGCTCCACAAGCTGAGCGCCACCTTTGACTACTACCATAAAACCAACCACACCCACTACGACGGCTGGGATAGCTCTGGCAACACCATCTGGGGCACTGCGCAGCAGCAGAGCGACACGCGTCGTTTTGGCGTCAGCCTGGCGGATGAGTGGACGCCCTATAGCGACCTGCTGGATACGCTGACCACGCGGCTCTACTGGCAGAAAACCGAATCCCACGACAATACCTGGATGCCGGCCAGCGCCCGCGCCTATGAACGCGTCTATTCGGATTACAACACGCGCAGCCTGGGCTTCGACACCCGCGCCAGCAAAACCGTCGGCCGCCATGAGCTAAGCGCCGGCGTCAACGCCCGCACGGAAAATACCGAGCGCCCGTTCCGCCAGTCGCCCGTGCAGAGCCAGTACAGCGTGATTATGCAGCCGCAGGCCGACAGCCGCAGCTACACCGTTGCCGGTTATCTGCAGGACAAGATTAACGTCGATCTCAACAGCCATAACGTTGCGATCGTTCCCGGCGTGCGGGTGATCTATCAAAATACCAAACCGCGCAACCTCTCCAGTCTCGCCGCCGGCAGCAGCGTGCTGAACGAGACGCAGCTGGAAACGCTCTACGGATCCGGCAACAGCGATACCGAGGTGCTGCCATCGCTCACCTTCCAGTACGATCTGACGCCGACGCTCACCACTTATCTGCAGTACAAGCGCGGCGTGCAATTCCCGACCGCCAGCCAGCTTTACGGCTCCTGGAACCTCGGCTCCAGCTACGCGGGCCGCGCCCAGTACGCGCTGGTGGGCAATACGGATCTCGACACCGAAACCAGTAACAATGTTGAGTGGGGCCTGAAAGGCGAGCCGGTAAAAGGCGTAACGGTAAACGGCTCGCTGTTCTATAACCGGTATAAAAACTTTATCGCCTATACGCGCTACACCCGCGCTGGCAATCCCGATAAGTTTGTTAACGTGCCGGGTAATATCTATACCACCTATCAGGCGGAAAACCGCGACAAAGCCTATATCTACGGCGCTGAGCTGGCGACCAGGCTGAACTTTGGCAGCTGGTTCCAGCAGGTCGACGGGCTGAGCGCCACCTTTGCGCTGGGCTATAACGAAGGGAAGTCGAAATCGAGCTACGCCGGGGACAAATATGTCGACCTTGATAGCGTCGCGCCGATGAAGGCGATCGTCGGCCTGGCGTGGGATGACGCACAGCGCGGCTATGGTGCTGCCGTCACCGCCACCTTTGTGAAAGGCAAGCGCGCCACGCAGACTAACCGCGAAAGCTACAGCAACAGCGGCGCGGCGATTGCTGATGCCACCGGCGAGTATATGCGCGTGCCGGGATATGGCATGGTGGATGCAACGGCTTACTGGCAGATAGCGAAACACGTCAGGCTGAGCGGCGGTATCTATAACCTGACCGACCGCAAATATCGGGATTACACCAGCAGCCGCGCGCTGACCAGCGATACCGCGCAGGATCGTAACGATCTGGCGCTGGCGGTGATGCCGGGCCGGACTTACCAGCTGGGCGTCAACGTCGATTTCTGA
- a CDS encoding hemin-degrading factor, producing MNLLWQHYQTLKSEHPKKYARELAALMGISEAALCEARVGHEAQPLKPQFRALLLALEAVGETKNITRNAYAVHEHLGRYQNLKLGEHAGLVLNPRALDLRFFLSQWRSAFFLREQSGGGERQSIQIFDRYGDAVLKIYATDHTDMPAWRALIARFAEDAPAALRVEPVEAASFARHIDAAALDREWRAMTDVHQFFALLKRHNVSRPQAFRAAGRDLAWRVDNDALARLLTLAQQEGNEIMIFVGNRGCTQIFTGAVEKVVPMDNWLNLFNPHFTLHLMADQIHESWVTRKPSGDGFVTSLELFAADGTQIAQLYGQRSEGTPEQARWREQVTSLSAAGEEV from the coding sequence ATGAATTTACTGTGGCAGCACTACCAGACGCTGAAAAGCGAACATCCGAAAAAATATGCCCGCGAGCTGGCGGCGTTAATGGGCATCAGCGAAGCCGCGCTGTGCGAGGCGCGCGTCGGCCATGAGGCGCAGCCGCTGAAACCGCAGTTCCGCGCGCTGCTGCTGGCGCTGGAGGCGGTCGGCGAAACGAAAAACATCACCCGCAATGCATATGCGGTGCATGAGCATCTGGGCCGCTATCAGAACCTGAAGCTGGGCGAGCACGCCGGGCTGGTGCTGAACCCGCGCGCCCTCGACCTGCGCTTCTTCCTTAGCCAGTGGCGCAGCGCTTTCTTTCTGCGCGAGCAGAGCGGGGGCGGCGAGCGGCAGAGCATTCAGATTTTCGATCGTTACGGCGACGCGGTGCTGAAAATCTATGCCACCGACCACACCGATATGCCAGCCTGGCGGGCGCTGATTGCGCGCTTCGCTGAGGATGCGCCCGCCGCGCTGCGCGTCGAGCCGGTAGAGGCGGCGAGCTTCGCCCGGCATATCGACGCCGCCGCCCTCGACCGCGAGTGGCGCGCCATGACCGACGTGCATCAGTTTTTCGCGCTGCTGAAGCGCCACAATGTCTCGCGCCCGCAGGCGTTTCGCGCGGCAGGCCGCGATCTGGCGTGGCGCGTGGATAACGACGCGCTGGCGCGGCTGCTGACGCTGGCGCAGCAGGAGGGCAATGAAATTATGATCTTCGTCGGCAATCGCGGCTGCACCCAGATCTTTACCGGGGCGGTGGAAAAAGTGGTGCCGATGGATAACTGGCTCAACCTGTTTAACCCGCACTTCACCCTGCACCTGATGGCAGACCAGATCCATGAGAGCTGGGTGACACGCAAACCGAGCGGCGACGGCTTTGTCACCAGCCTGGAGCTGTTTGCGGCCGACGGCACGCAGATCGCCCAGCTCTACGGCCAGCGCAGCGAAGGCACGCCGGAGCAGGCGCGCTGGCGCGAGCAGGTGACCTCGCTGAGCGCGGCGGGAGAAGAGGTATGA
- a CDS encoding hemin ABC transporter substrate-binding protein: protein MKRLIPGLMLLLLALPSLAADRVITIGGDVTQIVYALGAQQALVARDSTSQHPALAKRLPDIGYMRQLNAEGILALKPTLVLSSELAKPSLALQQVAQAGVKVVAITGENSLEAIPKKIAAIGKALHRDEEAQALAQQVNRTLAALPKRPLPVKVLFIMTHSGMKSLAAGSDTAADGAIRSAGLINAMAAVPHYQPLSQEGIIAAAPDLVVIGNDGLKTLGDEDKVWQLPGLALTPAGQHKNLLVIDEMALLGFGLDTPGAIVKLRKAAEAARHE, encoded by the coding sequence ATGAAACGGCTGATCCCCGGATTAATGCTGCTGCTGCTGGCGCTGCCGTCGCTGGCGGCGGATCGCGTCATCACCATCGGCGGCGACGTCACGCAGATTGTCTACGCGCTGGGGGCGCAGCAGGCGCTGGTGGCGCGCGACAGCACCAGCCAGCATCCGGCGCTGGCGAAGCGTCTGCCGGATATCGGCTATATGCGTCAGCTCAACGCCGAAGGCATCCTGGCGCTGAAGCCGACGCTGGTGCTGAGCAGCGAGCTGGCAAAACCGTCGCTGGCGCTGCAGCAGGTTGCCCAGGCTGGCGTCAAGGTGGTGGCGATCACCGGCGAGAACAGCCTTGAGGCGATCCCTAAAAAGATCGCCGCCATCGGTAAGGCGTTGCACCGCGATGAAGAGGCGCAGGCGCTGGCGCAGCAGGTTAACCGGACGCTGGCGGCGCTGCCGAAGCGGCCGCTGCCGGTGAAGGTGCTGTTTATTATGACGCACAGCGGCATGAAGTCGCTGGCGGCGGGCAGCGATACCGCCGCCGACGGCGCCATCCGCAGCGCGGGCCTGATTAACGCTATGGCGGCGGTTCCGCACTATCAGCCGCTGTCGCAGGAGGGCATTATCGCCGCCGCGCCCGATCTGGTGGTGATCGGCAACGATGGCCTGAAAACGCTGGGCGACGAAGATAAGGTGTGGCAGCTGCCCGGCCTGGCGCTGACCCCGGCGGGCCAGCATAAAAACCTGCTGGTGATCGATGAGATGGCGCTGCTCGGTTTTGGCCTGGATACGCCAGGCGCCATCGTTAAGCTGCGCAAAGCGGCGGAAGCGGCGCGGCATGAGTAG
- a CDS encoding FecCD family ABC transporter permease, translating to MSSGAALRWLALMLASMLAAMALAASFGAMSLSPRTLWQTPLSDMAWQIWLHIRLPRVLLAVLIGMALALSGAVMQGLFRNPLADPGLLGISSGAGLAVAIAILLPLTLPPLLSLWLPTLAAFLGSLAVMLLIFSLSQRAQGSLARLLLVGIAINALCGAAVGVLSWLSDDRQLRQLSLWGMGSLSQAQWPMLAVCTAFILPALLLTQRRARHLNLLQLGEEDAHYMGLDVRRTQRQLLTLSALLVGAAVSVSGIIGFVGLVVPHVMRFCLGSDHRWMLPGSALAGAILLLLADTLARTVVVPAEMPVGLLTSLLGGPWFLWLILRQQQGVE from the coding sequence ATGAGTAGTGGCGCTGCGCTGCGCTGGCTGGCGCTGATGCTGGCGAGCATGCTGGCGGCGATGGCGCTGGCGGCGAGTTTCGGCGCCATGTCGCTGTCGCCGCGCACGCTGTGGCAAACGCCGCTCAGCGATATGGCCTGGCAGATCTGGCTGCATATCCGCCTGCCGCGCGTGCTGCTGGCGGTGCTTATCGGCATGGCGCTGGCGCTCTCTGGCGCGGTGATGCAGGGGCTGTTTCGCAACCCGCTCGCCGATCCCGGCCTGCTCGGCATCAGCAGCGGCGCGGGACTGGCCGTGGCGATCGCCATTCTTCTGCCGCTGACGCTGCCGCCGCTGCTGTCGCTCTGGCTGCCAACCCTGGCGGCCTTTCTCGGCAGCCTGGCGGTGATGCTGCTGATCTTCAGCCTCAGCCAGCGGGCGCAGGGCAGTCTGGCGCGCCTGCTGCTGGTGGGGATCGCCATCAACGCGCTGTGCGGCGCGGCGGTGGGCGTGCTCTCCTGGCTGAGCGACGATCGCCAGCTGCGCCAGCTCTCGCTGTGGGGTATGGGCAGCCTGAGCCAGGCGCAGTGGCCGATGCTGGCGGTGTGCACCGCCTTTATCCTGCCCGCCTTGCTGCTGACGCAGCGGCGCGCGCGCCATCTGAATTTGCTGCAGCTGGGCGAAGAGGATGCGCACTATATGGGGCTTGACGTCAGGCGCACCCAGCGGCAGCTGCTGACGCTGAGCGCGCTGCTGGTGGGCGCGGCGGTTTCGGTCAGCGGCATTATCGGTTTCGTGGGCTTAGTGGTGCCGCATGTAATGCGTTTCTGTCTCGGCAGCGATCACCGCTGGATGCTGCCGGGTTCGGCGCTGGCGGGTGCCATCCTGCTGCTGCTGGCGGATACGCTGGCGCGCACCGTCGTGGTGCCCGCCGAGATGCCGGTGGGGCTGCTGACCAGCCTGCTGGGCGGCCCCTGGTTTCTCTGGCTGATCCTGCGCCAGCAGCAAGGAGTGGAATAA
- a CDS encoding heme ABC transporter ATP-binding protein, whose product MERLEARRLRYAPGGRIVIDALDLSLASGELVALIGPNGAGKSTLLRMLTGFLPPDRGECRLGGRSLAEWPRARLAQRRAVMRQQNPLAFALPAAAVVAMGRAPWPAAGTAAIVEEVMALTGCGELAGRDYRQLSGGEQQRVQLARVLAQLWCDGAPRGWLFLDEPTSALDLYWQQSTLRLLHRLSRQGDFGVCAVLHDLNLAALWADRILLLHQGKLVAQGSPQAVMTEETLTRWYRADLRVSSHQESGRPTIQLRL is encoded by the coding sequence ATGGAGCGGTTAGAGGCGCGCCGCCTGCGCTATGCGCCGGGCGGACGAATAGTGATCGACGCGCTGGATCTGTCGCTGGCCTCGGGCGAGCTGGTGGCGCTGATTGGCCCAAACGGCGCAGGCAAGTCAACGCTGCTGCGTATGCTGACCGGCTTTTTGCCCCCCGACAGAGGCGAATGCCGGCTGGGCGGCCGCTCCTTAGCGGAGTGGCCGCGCGCGCGGCTGGCGCAGCGGCGTGCGGTGATGCGGCAGCAGAATCCGCTCGCCTTTGCACTGCCCGCCGCCGCCGTGGTGGCGATGGGGCGCGCGCCCTGGCCAGCCGCCGGTACGGCGGCCATCGTTGAGGAGGTGATGGCGCTGACCGGCTGCGGTGAGCTGGCCGGGCGCGACTATCGGCAGCTTTCCGGCGGCGAACAGCAGCGCGTACAGCTGGCGCGCGTGCTGGCGCAGCTCTGGTGCGACGGCGCACCGCGCGGCTGGCTGTTTCTCGACGAGCCGACCTCGGCGCTCGATCTCTACTGGCAGCAGAGCACGCTGCGGCTGCTGCACCGGCTATCGCGCCAGGGCGATTTCGGCGTGTGCGCCGTGCTGCACGATCTCAACCTGGCCGCGCTCTGGGCGGATCGCATTCTGCTGCTGCATCAGGGCAAACTGGTGGCGCAGGGTTCGCCGCAGGCGGTGATGACCGAGGAGACGCTGACCCGCTGGTATCGGGCAGACCTGCGCGTTTCCTCGCATCAGGAGAGCGGCAGGCCGACGATTCAGCTGCGCCTTTAG